Below is a genomic region from Drosophila albomicans strain 15112-1751.03 chromosome 2R, ASM965048v2, whole genome shotgun sequence.
ctaatttatgcaatgtttctttcatttccattttgggCCTTTTGTTTTGCGGCTTCGAGTTGTAAgtgaattatatttaaatttgtttggcttGGCTGCGCTTCGAATGATAAAAATCACATTTGGATTTACCGTCGACTGTCGACGACTGTTGCTTTTACTTTGCATTGCgcgcagagcagagcagaggaaataaataaattacatttaatttgcgtAATCATTTTTCAATGGCATTCATTGGATTCGACGACTATGTGCGAGACTCTATGAGTTTATTGTGTGGAAAATTTCGTAATGCAATTATGGCTTGCAGTAAAGGGGGAAAGGACAGAATTTAAGCGCCAATACATATAGATCGGAATTACCAATTGTTATTATCATATTACAATAATCGCCGTTGgctcgtcgttgttgctgacGGCTGAGATGGTCACTTGGATTAGCGGTCGCCAAGTCCATAAATTAATCGCATTtacagagcaacagcaacagcaactgtcaACGGGCGAACACAGGCCACAAGACACAAATCGTGCACAATCCTGTCCCATTACTCATACGTCCCGTAGGCGGCATTTCGATATGGCAGGTCAAGCGTTCAGGTCAGCAAACAGCAGCtacccccaaaaaaataatgtgaatGGGAGACAAATTTGATTGTTGCAAGCCACCATGCAACTGAAGTGGCATGAGTCACATGCCGCAAAAATGGTCATGCCAACTAATTGTTAAGTTGAGGAAATCATTTTGTTAACACAATAGAGGAAGCATTTAtggtatgtaaatatttacagaTCTCTGCCCAGTTGGCCGTGAAATGCAATCTCGCACATAATGAAATGCAGCTGCCCAacagaaaaaatgtaaattcaactgccgctgccgccgccgccacgaGCAGAAAGTGTAACAAGGGCCACAAGTCAATGTACTGCAaacgcatttcatttgcatccAATTAGCAGACAGTGATAAGCCAAAGATAGCGACTATCAGATACTGCtagataaaatattaaaagcgCAAATATAACGTCAATCTAATGTCTTAGTCTAAGCATTCATGTGCAATCTGTTTTGCAGATTGCAGACTACATTCATATTTATGAGTAACAAACATGAAACATGAAAGGAGCGAACACGATTCAAGGGGCAGCCAACAAATTGAGCTCGTTCACTTTTGCTGGCATTCTAGAGCTAGAGTTGAGTTGACAACATGCCCGGGGATTGTGACTTTGATGAACGCAGTTTGATTGATGATTTGTTAAAGCAACGCTCCGACAATTGTATATCAGACGGATGTTTGTCGAACAACCAAACATACACCTGTCTAGCTCATTTTTATACAactgaaattgttttgtgcAACGTTGTTCTGCCATAGATCAAAATCAAGAACACAATTGAACTGTGAAGCATGGGAATAAATTGACATTGCAATAGCAGTCGCGGATCTTTGATCGGAACACTGTTGCATAGCTTCGATTAAATTACAAAGAAATCGACACCGCGTATAACTCATAAATTAAGCTTAAGTAtcgcgtttttttttcttttacaatcCAATCAAAGAAACTTTGTGGTCGCTAGAAAAACttgttaataattaaactGCTTCATGGTCATTTTGCTTTACTCTTGTTAGCTATGAGTGAGGATTAAActgcattttgcataataaaagGGAACGTTAGCTAACTTTTTTACTGAAACTTTCACTCTCATTTATGttatgcattttaaagtgTAATGCATTTAGTTTCCTTAGATTTGTAATATTTGACTACAGGCTCATTCGAGtgcattgaaataatttataattcacGTTGACCCCACGTCGCTTTAAACCAATCTACGTTGGCTGTAATCACAATTCTTCGCACTTTACGAGCAGTTAGCCAATATTTTGGCGCGGGCTTATTGCATTTTACAGCCACTATAATTTACGACAAGCAAATCGAGTCCCGTGGCAGCAGCACGTTGCACGTTCCacagcgcatgtgcaacgGACAAACACGACAGGCTACAATTTTTTATCATTTCGACTTCTCCAGTGGGGCGCTGTAATTGAAGACACAGCTCTGCTCGACTTGTGGACCGGAAAAAAgtgccaaaataaaataggaaGGCCGACAAATCTCTTTGGCGTCTGGTTGTTATAATTTGGTGGCAAATAGTTGGGATAACTTAACTTTGGGGTGCTGGTGGGTGGCATAAAAGTTGTCCGCGGGCATTTGGCGATGCGTCGTTGGTGGTCGGGGAAACCATTTttcacaaaaacacaaatcgCAGCGGCGttgacaaaattaaaattcatttacgctcaagtaaatatttacgcaataaatttgcatttaattgcatttgtgaAGCGCCGCGAATGGCACGTGAAAAACGCCACAAAACATTggccaaaatcaaatcaaatttagaaaacacacactcacacacacaaaatgcagtCCAAATGCCAATTGCaggcgacagcaacaacccAAATTGTCCATGCCACATTACTATATAGCCACATCCCTCCTCTCTTCTATATATTCTTCACAATGGCTAAGCGCGAGTGCTGCTGCAAATCGAGGCAAACAATTTGTGCGACGTATCGAAATCTAATCAAATTATGCGCCAGAAATGTCGAAAAAGCGTGAAATGTTATGCCAACGGCCAGAGGTGCCTATTAACCCTGGATGAGATGAGACGAAgtgatgcacacacacacgcgatGAATATCGCGGCATGAGGATGAATGGTTTTGGGCCTGGATTTTGTGCACCTGCAACTGCAGTCTAAACCCGACTAACCTGGTTgcaacagcaccagcagcagcagcagcaaaccgGGCTCCAAAAATCGCATCAAATTTGCACCAAATAAGAAGTGATTCACAATTCATTGGCAAATGTTATGCAAAATGTGCGCAAAAGTGTTTGGCAAATAACGTGTGTGTATCTCTCTATACAcacatttgtatctgtatctgccgttttgtgtatttgtatctaAGCTTGCGATGGGTAACTGCTATCGCATTTTTGCTGCGCTTCAATGAACAGCTACAGCAAGCAGGAGTTTTGGGTTTTTGCGCTGTTTTGTGgctaaaatgtttttatgcgGTTCGCTTAATGTGTTTTAGCCATAAACCAACTTGCCAAAACGGCAGCTTAAAATATCAACAGTACGCAGCGAAAAACAATGCACAACTGTTTAGACAACATGAGCCTGAATCATTCTCGAAACTTTCCATCTCCGCTGCCAGTCTTCATTTTTTGAAGGGgtcaattatttgttttgcgcGCCTAATTGCATTtcccacacaaacacacactgcTAACAGACACACCCACAAACAACGCTCACACTTTCAGGAGTGtgtgtaattgaaattgtattgtGTGGGCGCTAGACATGTGAATAAGTTTATTTTGCCAACTGCTAAACTAGCCAACAACTAAATGAGATCTTTATTAaccaaatgcatatttaaatacatcatacaataaattaaagattGAAAGTTCGAAGCTAAAACTTTCAATTGTTATTGCTTCCTATGTCAAATTTTGTAATTCTTCATCggcacaaattgaaattgaatccCAGCGTAATTAGGCGTTtgccaattcaatttgtatcgatcacaaaaattgtgcaataaCCGACCGATGAACAAAGGATTGGagatgctgcagcagcaaagtgAACGGAAGTCACTCGACAACTTTCCACAAGCAACTCCAAAAAACGTTGAGAGACTGATGGTGGGGTCAACTTAATAAGCCGTTGCAATAAtatccacaacaacagcagcagcaaaaagcaaagcgtctacatacaaacatatatggGGATGCAGCATCCATATGAATCTGACACGTAGCCtggaaattaattcaaaagcAGCCAGGCTGCTGTGCAACTCTTAGAGATGGATGAGCCACTATGGACCACAACATTTAAGTGCCACAGGCAATACActcacagagaaagagaaagagacggAGGCAGAGAGTCGTCCACACATGCATGcacatattaattaattcaaaattgcattacgcatacgcacagGTGTACACGCTGTGCTGCAAACTAATCTATAGCGATCTGAGGCCGAGTCAcagatgcagctgctgctgctgcaacactTTGGACAAAAAGAGtcgtaaaataaaaacactttggccataaagaaaacaacaaaactaagCATCTAACGTACGAACGAACCAAACTATGACTACGACTCactacaacacacacacggatTTTGATAGAAAATTAAGGCTGCACATGGCCAAAATTTAGTTGGCTACTGGCAAATCCAGTGGGAGTACACTCAACAACACACATGTCACATTGTCTCTCCGCCTGTCTGTTGGCATGGACTTTGCCAGGCAAATCCAGTTAAAGACTGTGTGGTGGCCGGAGCAGCCACTTAAGCTGCCCGCGCTCCAATGCAAATTATCTACCCCAGAGCACCGATTTGGCTTGTATTCTCTTCGTACTTTCGGACACTTATTGTTTCACTGACGTCTGGAGATTGTCGCTGTCgacattgctgttgttgttgtcggccTGGCTGCCTGGCGTTGTCATGGCTGCCAATTGCAAGAGTTTGCAAGTTTGCAACACATGCCGCCCAGGATACGAACGCCAAGCAAATCTAGAGATGGCAATGAATGACCACTTAGACTTCTACTTTCGAATATTAAGTTGTACATCAAATCAGTGGAAAACAATTCAATGATTTACAATTAATCGGAATTCCCCGTTTACGCTCTGTTAAGCTGTGAACATTTATAGAAAATCtcatggttttttttttgccatctcTAGCCGCGTTTCGGCTCACTAAACTCTGCTGCCaaccgcacacacaaaaggccAATAAACAATGTGaagaaaaatttgaaaatttgccTAATGCTATTTTATAATAGGTTTTCCTTAACGGTTATGACGGCGTCTGTGGTTAGGCCACAAGTCTTTTAATTGTTCAACTCGGGCACAGGTTGCGCAACAAAGTGAGGAACTAGTTGCTTGACAATTTCTATGCCCAACTTAGGACtacttaaaatattgcatatatattgtgggttattaatattaaattacagaTATACATATCATTTATACACATTGTAGGATATGAAATAGagccatatatatatatctagaCTGTCTGATAATACAATTTCAAGTTACACCATAAAGACAATCGAGCACATTTTCCCCCTCAAGTGGAGGCCGAAGGACGCGGCTCCTCAATGGAAAGCAACCAACTGCAATTAAGAATCTCACGCAAATCCCAACGCGCTGCAGCATCAGGCTCCAAGAGCACAGCCACCGTTGCCTTGGCATGTGAAGAGATCACATCCTGCAGCTTGCGACGAAACGAGAACTTCTTGCCGCGCTGATCCTCCAGCAGTTTGGTCAGATTGCTATCATCAAACGGCATTTTAGCGTTCATCATAATGAACAGAATGACACCCAGTGACCAGGCATCAGCCAGCTTCGGATCGTAGGGCACACCACAAACCACTTCGGGAGCCGCATAGGCAGCCGAGCCACAATATGTCTCCGATTTCACCTGATTGCCACTGTCGTCGCGACAATAGCGCGAGAAACCAAAGTCGGCCAGCTTGACATTGAGACGTTTGGAGAGCAGAATATTCTCACACTTCAGATCTCGATGGGCAATGTCATGAGTATGCAGATATTTTAAGGCTTTGGCCATTTGAAAGAACCACACCTTCGATTGTTTCTCATCTATGGGACCCGTTTTTTTGATGTGCGTCAACAGATCGCCCTTCTCGGCGTAACGCATAAAGATGAATATCTTGGGACCGCGTTGCAAGATGCTGTGAATCTGAATGATATTCGGATGATCGAGTTTTGTCAGAATTTCCAACTCGCGTGGAAAGAACTTGTGTACAAAATCGGTGGGTGCTTTGGCCTTATCGATGATCTTGCAGGCTAAATTAACGCCATGCCCGCTCTCGTCCGCATAGCCAGCGGTGATCACTGTAGCATAGGAACCTTCGCCGATCTTGTGGCCAATGTTGTAGCCCCGTTGAGCGAGTGCATCGATGTCAGAGCTGCGCGTGGTCAGTTGCCGATTGCCAGCATAATTGGACATGATTTTCCGGATAATGTGCTATATcgatgtgcgtgtgtgttgccaATTATTATAGTATTGAACCAACTATATAGACCATGTTAATCATATGTACTTTGATCAAATCGGTTAGCTGCATAGTTACCGTCGCTGCGTTGGTCGACCTCACTAAACTTGAATTTGATGGTATTACACGATAGAAGACTAACGAAATTTCCTATTCCAATCCAGAAATTttgacaaagaaaaaaaaaactacgaACGTTGTTAAAGAGCAGagacaaataataaaataaatgaaacacgATTTTGAATTATATGTAATTTTGCTTGACTACGCGGAGTCTACTGAGATGCTTCCAAAGAAAAAGTTTCATCTTTTCAGCCAagataaaacacaaaaatagcACAGCACGAACGAGACTATCTCTGATCATAAGTCGTAAGTTTAAGCTTGCATACctcataaaaataagtaaaatattctATCTAGCTGCATGATGCTGCATAAtcattatacaaatatttgaaaaatacaatttacaatgTTCAAGTTCAACACAATACAACAACCAGGCTTAGTTTGTCATACAATATTCAAAGCTCAATATAATTTCACAACAGTTTTGGTATGCATTagaaattttaagaaaatagcaatagtaaattaaagtttattaaaatcaacCAATTAAAAGGTAAATTAGACGACAAATGAGTTAAACTTTCCCAGCTAATAAAACTTTGTAGTTggaaacaataataaatcatgggcagcacaacaaacaatagCCAGCTCCAATCGCGTAGCTCAGACGTCGAAGCCTTGTCTTTGCAGGGCTATAAACTTGGCCACAAGATCGGCGAAGGATCGTATGCAACCGTAATAACAGCCCAATATTGCAACGAGGCGGGTAATAGAGCAGACTTGGCTTGCAAAGTGATTGACAAGGCGAAGGCGCCAACTGACTTTGTGAACAAGTTCTTTCCCCGCGAGCTAGAGATCCTCACCAAACTTGATCATCCCAATATCATACAGATCCACAGCATACTGCAACGTGGCCTGAAGATCTTCATCTTTATGCGATACGCTGAGAAAGGCGATCTCCTGTCGCACATCAAGAAGACGGGCTTCATCAAGGAGAAGCAATCGAAGGTCTGGTTTACACAAATGGCCGTCGCTTTGAAGTATTTGCATAACCACGACATTGCCCATCGTGATATGAAGTGCGAGAATATTCTGCTGTCCGAACACAGCAATGTCAAGTTGGCTGACTTTGGCTTCGCCTGCTTCTGCAGTAATGGCGAGGGCATGAGGTTGGCCTCCCAAACTTACTGCGGCTCAGCTGCTTATGCCGCGCCAGAAGTTGTCAGCGGAGTGCCCTACGATGCCCAGATGGCGGATGCCTGGTCATTGGGTGTCATACTCTTCATCATGCTGAACGGCAAGATGCCGTTTGATGACAGCAATCTGAGCAAACTGCTCGAGGATCAGCGTTGTATGCGCTTCGCCTTTCGGCGCAAGTTGCACGATGTCATCACGCCACAGGCAAAGGCTGCTGTGGCCGTGCTGCTGGAGCCGAATCCAGCGACACGCTGGGATATGCATGAAATACTTAACTGCAGTTGGCTGCTCATGGATAAGAAGAACGAAAAGTAATTGTAAAGTGAAGTGCCAATCAAGTGCCAATGAAACTTGAATTTTGATTCcgaaactaaaataatatttggcttaatgtttttaaaaaattgtaaagattcgataaatatatttctaaattgaaggcaattctttt
It encodes:
- the LOC117575749 gene encoding testis-specific serine/threonine-protein kinase 1, yielding MSNYAGNRQLTTRSSDIDALAQRGYNIGHKIGEGSYATVITAGYADESGHGVNLACKIIDKAKAPTDFVHKFFPRELEILTKLDHPNIIQIHSILQRGPKIFIFMRYAEKGDLLTHIKKTGPIDEKQSKVWFFQMAKALKYLHTHDIAHRDLKCENILLSKRLNVKLADFGFSRYCRDDSGNQVKSETYCGSAAYAAPEVVCGVPYDPKLADAWSLGVILFIMMNAKMPFDDSNLTKLLEDQRGKKFSFRRKLQDVISSHAKATVAVLLEPDAAARWDLREILNCSWLLSIEEPRPSAST
- the LOC117575750 gene encoding testis-specific serine/threonine-protein kinase 1-like: MGSTTNNSQLQSRSSDVEALSLQGYKLGHKIGEGSYATVITAQYCNEAGNRADLACKVIDKAKAPTDFVNKFFPRELEILTKLDHPNIIQIHSILQRGLKIFIFMRYAEKGDLLSHIKKTGFIKEKQSKVWFTQMAVALKYLHNHDIAHRDMKCENILLSEHSNVKLADFGFACFCSNGEGMRLASQTYCGSAAYAAPEVVSGVPYDAQMADAWSLGVILFIMLNGKMPFDDSNLSKLLEDQRCMRFAFRRKLHDVITPQAKAAVAVLLEPNPATRWDMHEILNCSWLLMDKKNEK